A window of the Coprobacter fastidiosus genome harbors these coding sequences:
- a CDS encoding RNA recognition motif domain-containing protein, translated as MNIYIGNLSYNVKESDLIQVLEEYGTVNSVKLIKDRETGRSKGFAFAEMPDDMQAANTIKELNGAQYDNRTMVVKEARPRF; from the coding sequence ATGAATATTTACATTGGTAACCTTAGCTATAATGTTAAGGAGTCAGATTTAATCCAAGTTTTGGAAGAGTATGGTACAGTTAACTCTGTAAAATTAATTAAAGATCGCGAAACCGGTCGTTCCAAAGGTTTTGCTTTTGCAGAAATGCCAGATGACATGCAAGCAGCAAACACAATTAAAGAACTTAATGGTGCACAGTATGACAATCGCACGATGGTAGTAAAAGAAGCCCGACCTCGATTCTAA
- a CDS encoding porin family protein — MRKTILLFLMSLMAVSGIAQKRKLERLPYIDQRRIHFGFSVGLHTQDLGFTHTGYMTEAGETWYAEVPSFSPGFNVGLVSDLYLCKYLNLRFCPTMYFGNKTVEFREDHTDERRTVDLKSNYIMIPIDIKYSAKRLNNYCPYITAGVAGAFDISKKKNELLKLKTYDTYLQVGLGCDIYLPFFKLIPELKFCFGLGDILQHKRPDLRDPLDYKYTQAIKRASSNMVVLTFYFE; from the coding sequence TTGAGAAAGACGATACTTTTGTTTTTGATGTCATTAATGGCTGTTTCAGGGATTGCGCAGAAACGTAAATTGGAAAGATTGCCTTATATTGACCAGCGGAGAATACATTTCGGATTCTCGGTGGGATTACATACGCAAGATTTAGGATTTACTCATACCGGATATATGACTGAAGCGGGAGAAACTTGGTATGCCGAAGTCCCCTCTTTCTCTCCCGGTTTTAATGTCGGGCTGGTTAGCGACCTTTATCTTTGTAAATATCTTAACCTTCGCTTCTGTCCCACCATGTATTTTGGAAATAAGACGGTCGAATTTCGGGAAGATCATACAGATGAACGTCGTACTGTAGATTTGAAGTCGAATTATATTATGATTCCGATAGATATAAAATATAGTGCGAAACGTCTGAATAATTATTGCCCTTATATTACTGCAGGAGTTGCTGGGGCTTTTGATATTTCAAAAAAGAAAAATGAACTGTTGAAGCTTAAGACTTATGATACTTATTTACAAGTAGGATTGGGGTGTGATATTTATTTGCCTTTTTTTAAATTGATTCCGGAACTTAAATTTTGTTTCGGTCTTGGCGATATTTTGCAGCATAAGCGTCCTGATCTGCGCGATCCTTTGGATTATAAATATACACAAGCGATTAAGCGGGCATCTTCTAATATGGTCGTGCTTACATTCTATTTCGAATAA
- a CDS encoding DUF362 domain-containing protein, translating to MAYVISDDCIACGTCISECPVEAISEGDIYKIDPSICADCGTCADACPTGAIHPAE from the coding sequence ATGGCTTACGTTATTAGTGACGATTGTATTGCTTGCGGAACTTGCATCAGCGAATGTCCGGTAGAAGCTATCTCTGAAGGCGATATCTACAAAATCGACCCATCAATTTGCGCAGATTGCGGAACTTGTGCTGACGCTTGTCCGACCGGAGCTATTCATCCTGCTGAATAA
- the ribH gene encoding 6,7-dimethyl-8-ribityllumazine synthase translates to MATAYQNLSSYDPATVPDASNMRVAIVCAEWNANITEKLLEGACNTLEKHGVKSDNIFVGRVPGTFELTFGAQRMASFYHPDAVIVLGCVVQGDTPHFDYVCQGVTSGITHLNEVLDIPVIFGVLTTGNMQQAIDRSGGKYGNKGDEAAITAIKMHAFACRLK, encoded by the coding sequence ATGGCGACAGCTTATCAAAATTTATCCTCTTATGATCCGGCTACAGTCCCTGATGCAAGTAATATGCGAGTAGCGATCGTTTGTGCTGAATGGAATGCGAATATTACCGAGAAACTTCTTGAGGGAGCTTGTAATACGCTTGAGAAGCATGGTGTGAAAAGCGACAATATATTTGTCGGTCGTGTGCCCGGGACATTTGAACTGACTTTTGGTGCTCAACGTATGGCTTCTTTTTATCATCCGGATGCCGTAATTGTATTGGGATGTGTCGTACAGGGAGATACCCCTCATTTTGATTATGTGTGTCAGGGAGTGACATCGGGTATAACTCATTTAAATGAGGTATTGGATATTCCCGTGATTTTCGGAGTGTTAACTACCGGAAATATGCAGCAGGCAATAGACCGTTCAGGAGGAAAATATGGGAATAAAGGAGATGAAGCAGCAATAACAGCAATAAAAATGCATGCTTTTGCTTGCAGATTAAAATAA
- a CDS encoding tetratricopeptide repeat protein produces MSKEKLEHDELDKVNEVLSSSEQFVEKYQKPLLVTVLIIILVVAGFLSVRHFYFQPREVKAQAAMYKGEIYFAKDSFELALKGNGADFVGFEAIADDYSSTKAGNLAAAYAGICYYNLGKDAEALAYLKKFDGDDAFLSPNIEAMIGNCYANMDQYDDAIKAFEKAAKKADNEMASPIFLQKAATVAEKMGNYKKALDFYQKIKDEYSQSMIGRDIDKYIERAKAHVK; encoded by the coding sequence ATGTCAAAAGAAAAACTTGAACACGACGAACTTGATAAGGTAAATGAGGTTTTGTCGTCCTCCGAACAATTTGTAGAAAAATATCAAAAGCCTTTGTTGGTTACCGTATTGATCATTATTCTTGTGGTAGCCGGTTTCCTTTCGGTACGGCATTTTTATTTTCAGCCCCGTGAAGTGAAAGCTCAGGCTGCGATGTACAAAGGTGAAATATATTTCGCTAAGGATTCTTTTGAATTAGCTTTGAAAGGAAATGGTGCAGATTTTGTAGGGTTTGAGGCAATTGCCGATGATTATTCCTCTACAAAAGCAGGAAATTTGGCTGCGGCATATGCCGGTATTTGTTATTATAACTTGGGCAAAGATGCGGAAGCTTTGGCGTATTTGAAAAAATTTGATGGTGACGATGCATTTCTGTCTCCGAATATTGAAGCTATGATCGGTAATTGTTATGCCAATATGGACCAATATGATGATGCAATCAAGGCCTTTGAAAAGGCTGCAAAAAAGGCGGATAATGAAATGGCTTCACCTATATTTTTACAAAAAGCCGCTACCGTAGCAGAAAAGATGGGAAATTATAAGAAAGCTCTGGATTTTTATCAGAAGATCAAAGATGAATACTCACAATCTATGATCGGTCGTGATATTGATAAATATATAGAAAGAGCTAAAGCTCATGTAAAATAA
- the recF gene encoding DNA replication/repair protein RecF (All proteins in this family for which functions are known are DNA-binding proteins that assist the filamentation of RecA onto DNA for the initiation of recombination or recombinational repair.), translating into MILSRLSIINFKNIAQADLSFSPNINCFLGNNGMGKTNLLDAIYYLSFCKSYSHIADSQIIRHDEDFFMLQGYYDNNGNEEEVYCGMKKRQKKQFKRNKKEYGRLSDHIGFIPLVMVSPSDSDLILGGSDERRRFLDLVISQFDKNYLDTLIRYNKALAQRNALLKQEIKDAALYEIWEEQMSVTGEEIFKQRKSFLSTFIPVFQEFYTYISGGNESVGLSYRSHHEHGELFAQLAEVRERDRILGYTTRGSHKDELEMTLGEYPMKRIGSQGQNKTFLIALKLAQFDFLNRNGFTSPILLLDDIFDKLDSQRMERIISLVSEERFGQIFITDTNREYLDEIIRKTGHDFHLYQVIQGNIESLKEEK; encoded by the coding sequence ATGATCTTATCACGGTTATCCATTATAAATTTCAAGAATATCGCACAGGCAGACCTTTCGTTCTCCCCGAATATCAACTGTTTTTTAGGGAATAACGGTATGGGGAAAACAAATCTGTTGGATGCGATCTATTATCTTTCGTTCTGCAAAAGCTACTCTCACATAGCCGACTCGCAAATCATCCGCCATGACGAAGACTTTTTTATGTTACAAGGGTATTATGATAATAACGGAAATGAAGAAGAGGTATATTGCGGGATGAAAAAACGTCAAAAAAAACAGTTCAAAAGGAATAAGAAAGAATACGGCAGGCTATCCGACCACATCGGATTCATTCCTTTGGTTATGGTTTCGCCATCCGACTCAGATCTTATTTTGGGAGGAAGTGACGAACGACGGCGCTTTTTAGACCTTGTAATTTCCCAATTCGACAAGAACTACCTCGATACGCTTATTCGTTATAACAAAGCTTTAGCTCAACGGAACGCTTTGCTTAAGCAAGAGATCAAAGATGCCGCTTTATATGAAATATGGGAAGAACAGATGTCTGTTACGGGAGAAGAGATTTTCAAACAAAGGAAATCGTTTTTATCCACATTCATACCGGTCTTCCAAGAATTTTATACTTATATATCCGGCGGTAATGAATCGGTCGGATTATCTTATCGGTCACATCACGAACATGGAGAACTATTCGCCCAATTGGCAGAAGTAAGAGAACGTGACCGTATTTTAGGTTACACCACTCGAGGTTCTCATAAAGATGAACTGGAAATGACATTGGGAGAATATCCCATGAAACGAATCGGGTCACAAGGTCAGAATAAAACTTTTCTGATCGCCTTGAAACTTGCCCAATTCGACTTCCTGAACCGGAACGGATTCACTTCTCCGATTTTACTATTAGACGACATTTTCGACAAATTAGACTCCCAACGGATGGAGCGTATCATTTCTTTAGTCTCAGAAGAGCGTTTCGGGCAAATTTTCATAACAGATACCAACCGGGAATATCTCGACGAAATTATCCGTAAAACCGGACATGATTTTCATCTTTATCAGGTAATACAGGGAAATATCGAGAGTTTAAAGGAGGAGAAATAA
- a CDS encoding DciA family protein, whose protein sequence is MKKQDAQSIGEIIDRVLKEQNLDLKLDETRLIKAWNSLLGEQVASYTTKLYIQRGVLYVHLSSSVLRSELSMCRNMLMDRLNKQVGRQIITNIIFR, encoded by the coding sequence ATGAAAAAGCAAGATGCCCAATCTATCGGAGAAATCATCGATCGAGTACTCAAAGAACAAAATCTCGATTTGAAGTTAGACGAAACCCGCCTTATAAAGGCATGGAATTCTCTGCTGGGCGAGCAAGTCGCGTCTTATACGACCAAACTTTATATTCAACGGGGTGTTCTGTATGTACATCTCTCATCTTCCGTATTACGCAGCGAACTCAGTATGTGCCGGAATATGTTGATGGACAGACTAAATAAACAAGTAGGACGTCAAATTATAACAAACATAATATTCAGATAG
- a CDS encoding acyl-CoA thioesterase, whose translation MQDMIFKHTLPVQLRFNDIDALGHVNNSIYFTFYDLGKARYFEDVKRSPINWNDADLVIANINANFLLPVFMHEKIAVQTATISIGNKSLKVAQRIINIETKEIKATCETILVGFDVKTSSAKEISDAWREAISFYEERDFSKKPQIRPE comes from the coding sequence ATGCAAGACATGATTTTCAAACATACGTTACCCGTACAACTCAGATTCAACGACATCGATGCCTTAGGACATGTAAACAATTCTATTTATTTCACATTCTATGATTTGGGGAAAGCCCGTTATTTTGAAGACGTAAAACGCAGCCCCATCAACTGGAATGATGCAGATCTCGTCATCGCGAATATCAATGCCAATTTTTTACTACCGGTCTTCATGCACGAAAAAATAGCTGTGCAGACCGCCACAATATCTATCGGAAACAAAAGCCTGAAAGTTGCCCAACGAATCATAAATATCGAGACAAAAGAGATAAAAGCAACTTGTGAAACAATCTTGGTCGGATTCGACGTGAAAACATCTTCGGCAAAAGAAATTTCCGATGCATGGAGAGAGGCTATTTCTTTTTATGAAGAACGGGATTTCTCTAAAAAGCCACAAATCAGACCCGAATAA
- a CDS encoding WG repeat-containing protein translates to MVARKVKYCLGAVLVSLFVFSACNSQSGRIESVTLIPVWHGDSCLYINAEDKMEFNGLYPSVSLFREDIALVQTAGRGARIGFIDNSGEFVLPAVYTQATVFREGMAFVVRPGEAPCAINQKGELKFTLRDAESVETYHEDMALYSIREKGKLRYGYVDKKGEPVIEPVFSGAMSFSRGKAAVRDAKGKWGFIDKGGEAVIECRYDEAMPFNDRGVALVREDRLWGAIDEKGKYVVDPQFEMMCSDGKWFQVKSEENLWGWCDLSGEIVISPRFEKAFGFFDGDRAPVLLEEKWAYIDRKGMVVIKPQFDRALPFVGNLAAVWVGDYIGFINKEGRYEINPQYNGLSHDYEANAVWGESCYERVTTGKK, encoded by the coding sequence ATGGTTGCACGGAAAGTTAAGTATTGTCTTGGAGCGGTTTTGGTATCGCTGTTTGTTTTTTCTGCCTGTAATTCACAATCGGGACGTATCGAATCTGTTACTCTTATTCCGGTTTGGCATGGAGATAGCTGTTTATATATAAACGCTGAAGATAAAATGGAGTTTAACGGACTATATCCTTCGGTTTCGCTTTTCCGTGAGGATATTGCTTTGGTACAGACGGCCGGGCGTGGTGCTCGTATCGGGTTTATCGACAATTCCGGAGAATTTGTTCTGCCGGCTGTTTATACACAGGCAACGGTTTTTCGTGAAGGAATGGCTTTTGTCGTTCGTCCGGGAGAAGCACCTTGTGCCATTAATCAAAAGGGAGAGCTGAAATTTACACTTCGGGATGCAGAAAGTGTGGAGACTTATCATGAAGATATGGCACTCTATTCGATCCGTGAAAAAGGGAAACTTCGTTATGGATATGTCGATAAAAAAGGAGAACCGGTAATAGAACCGGTTTTTTCCGGGGCAATGTCTTTTTCTCGGGGTAAAGCCGCAGTTCGGGATGCTAAAGGGAAATGGGGTTTTATAGATAAAGGCGGGGAGGCGGTTATTGAATGCCGTTATGATGAAGCAATGCCTTTTAATGATCGGGGTGTAGCTTTGGTGAGAGAGGACAGATTGTGGGGAGCCATTGATGAGAAGGGTAAATATGTTGTTGACCCTCAGTTTGAGATGATGTGTAGTGATGGAAAATGGTTTCAGGTGAAGTCTGAAGAAAACTTGTGGGGTTGGTGTGACCTTAGCGGGGAAATAGTAATCTCTCCCCGTTTTGAGAAAGCATTCGGCTTTTTTGACGGAGACAGGGCTCCTGTACTCCTTGAGGAGAAATGGGCGTATATCGACAGAAAAGGTATGGTTGTTATTAAACCCCAATTCGATAGGGCTCTCCCTTTTGTGGGTAATTTAGCCGCAGTTTGGGTCGGGGATTATATAGGATTTATAAATAAAGAAGGCCGTTACGAGATAAATCCTCAATATAATGGCTTGAGTCATGACTATGAGGCGAATGCTGTGTGGGGAGAATCTTGTTATGAACGTGTTACTACGGGCAAAAAGTAA
- a CDS encoding phosphatase — MDILLDVHTHTIASGHAFSSLQEMVKSAAEKRLRLLGITEHTPGIPGTCDLIYFRNLHVVPRKMYGVELLLGAETNIVDYKGNVDLPEEYFSFLDICIAGIHSFCYSSGTADQNTDAVIGAISNPHIDIISHPGDGTALLNFEPIVLASKEYGTLLEINNSSLNPVRNKSAARRNNLEILRLCKKYEVPVILGSDAHISFDIACYDRLYDLLRETEFPEALVMNDKVDEFKARLKRV, encoded by the coding sequence ATGGATATATTGTTGGATGTACATACTCATACGATTGCGAGCGGTCATGCGTTCAGTTCTTTGCAGGAGATGGTGAAAAGCGCTGCGGAAAAACGATTGCGGTTATTGGGAATAACAGAGCATACTCCCGGCATTCCGGGAACGTGCGATTTGATTTATTTCAGGAATTTGCACGTAGTTCCCCGGAAAATGTATGGAGTGGAGTTGTTATTAGGTGCGGAAACCAATATCGTTGATTATAAAGGAAATGTGGATTTGCCGGAAGAATATTTTTCTTTTTTGGATATTTGTATCGCAGGGATTCATTCTTTTTGTTATTCTTCCGGAACGGCAGATCAGAATACCGATGCGGTAATCGGAGCTATAAGCAATCCGCATATCGATATCATAAGTCATCCCGGAGATGGAACTGCTCTTTTGAATTTTGAACCGATTGTATTGGCATCTAAAGAATACGGTACATTGCTTGAAATAAACAACAGTTCTTTAAATCCTGTCCGTAATAAGAGTGCTGCACGTAGAAATAACTTGGAGATTTTAAGGCTGTGTAAAAAGTATGAAGTCCCTGTTATTCTCGGGAGCGATGCCCATATATCATTCGATATAGCCTGTTATGACAGGCTGTATGATTTATTGAGGGAAACCGAGTTTCCGGAAGCATTGGTGATGAATGATAAAGTAGATGAATTTAAAGCTCGGTTGAAACGGGTATAG
- a CDS encoding GNAT family N-acetyltransferase: MEEIIAPIDRDLIKAELTPERFLRHTRKGGNDIYIVNCFNAPHTMREIGRLREIAFRHAGGGTGKEVDVDRYDLMDEPCQQLLVWNPDAEEILGGYRFILGENVRYDESGHPIIATSHMFDFSQKFIDEYMPSTLELGRSFVTLEYQSTRSGSKGLFALDNLWDGLGALTVEYPQIRYFFGKVTMYPTFSAEGRNMILYFLNKHFPDPDHLVWPRTPLETNMDYEKMSGLFRNDDFKEDYKVLNQYVRSLGFNIPPLVNAYMSLSPTMRMFGTAINDEFGDVEESGILIAVDEILEEKRSRHIETYDKSNIKIV, from the coding sequence ATGGAAGAAATTATAGCGCCGATAGATAGAGACCTGATCAAAGCCGAACTTACTCCGGAACGCTTTCTTCGCCATACTCGTAAAGGGGGAAATGATATATATATCGTCAACTGTTTTAATGCTCCTCATACGATGAGAGAGATAGGACGGTTACGGGAGATAGCATTTCGTCATGCCGGTGGTGGGACAGGAAAGGAGGTCGATGTAGACAGGTATGATCTGATGGATGAGCCGTGCCAGCAGCTTTTGGTATGGAATCCGGATGCTGAGGAAATATTGGGCGGTTATCGGTTTATATTGGGAGAAAATGTCCGTTATGATGAATCCGGACATCCAATAATCGCGACTTCTCATATGTTTGATTTTTCTCAGAAATTTATTGATGAATATATGCCCAGCACTTTGGAGCTGGGGCGATCGTTTGTGACATTGGAGTATCAATCTACCCGTTCGGGTTCTAAGGGTTTGTTTGCGTTAGATAATCTTTGGGACGGTTTGGGTGCTTTGACCGTAGAATATCCGCAAATCAGATATTTTTTTGGTAAGGTGACGATGTATCCTACTTTCTCTGCAGAGGGACGCAATATGATTCTTTATTTCTTGAATAAGCATTTCCCGGATCCTGATCATTTAGTCTGGCCGAGAACGCCTTTGGAGACCAACATGGATTATGAAAAAATGTCCGGACTGTTTAGAAACGACGATTTTAAAGAAGATTATAAAGTCTTGAATCAGTATGTAAGATCTTTGGGATTCAATATTCCGCCTTTAGTAAATGCTTATATGAGTTTATCTCCTACGATGAGGATGTTCGGGACGGCTATTAATGATGAATTCGGAGATGTGGAGGAGTCGGGAATATTGATTGCCGTAGATGAAATTCTGGAAGAAAAAAGAAGCCGGCATATCGAAACATATGATAAATCAAATATAAAGATAGTATAA
- a CDS encoding 1-acyl-sn-glycerol-3-phosphate acyltransferase, whose translation MEKEEPIQIDIEKVIKKKAPEVGKKIPGFVYRFLEKTICQEQMNYILREYADCKGVDFADALLSELNVKVKLEGEENIPAEGKFTFASNHPLGGLDGVSLVSVFGKKYNSHIKVQVNDLLMNVAPLAPVFLPINKHGRQAKDAADVLKNAYESDDQMFVFPAGLVSRRQKGRICDLEWKKAFISKTIQFQRDVIPIYFEGLNSSFFYRFARIRRKLGLKFNIEMIYLPSEMFKSKNKTFVIHIGKPIPWQTFDKSKSLFEWAQFVKDKVYELKK comes from the coding sequence ATGGAAAAGGAAGAGCCTATACAGATTGATATTGAAAAGGTTATTAAGAAAAAAGCTCCTGAGGTCGGGAAAAAAATTCCCGGATTTGTATATCGTTTTTTAGAAAAAACGATTTGTCAGGAGCAGATGAATTATATTCTGCGGGAATATGCCGATTGCAAAGGCGTTGATTTTGCAGATGCTTTGTTGTCGGAGTTGAATGTAAAGGTGAAGTTGGAGGGAGAGGAGAACATTCCTGCTGAAGGTAAATTTACGTTTGCATCGAATCATCCTTTGGGGGGCTTGGACGGTGTTTCTTTGGTGTCTGTGTTCGGGAAAAAATACAATTCTCATATTAAGGTTCAGGTAAATGATCTGTTGATGAATGTAGCACCTTTAGCTCCTGTGTTTTTGCCGATAAATAAGCATGGACGTCAGGCGAAAGATGCAGCCGATGTATTGAAGAATGCCTATGAATCGGATGATCAAATGTTCGTTTTTCCTGCAGGATTGGTATCCCGACGACAAAAAGGTCGAATTTGCGATTTGGAATGGAAAAAAGCTTTTATTTCTAAGACTATCCAGTTTCAGAGGGATGTGATTCCTATATATTTCGAGGGATTAAATTCCAGTTTTTTTTATCGGTTTGCTCGTATTCGTAGGAAACTGGGATTGAAATTTAATATAGAAATGATATATTTGCCGAGTGAAATGTTTAAAAGTAAAAACAAAACATTTGTGATACATATCGGTAAGCCTATACCTTGGCAAACTTTTGATAAATCGAAAAGCCTTTTTGAATGGGCTCAGTTTGTGAAAGATAAGGTGTACGAATTAAAAAAATGA
- the rsmH gene encoding 16S rRNA (cytosine(1402)-N(4))-methyltransferase RsmH: MQNTVYHIPALLNECIEGLNIRPSGIYVDVTFGGGGHSKAILNCLDDDGHLYGFDQDADAEQNILHDSRFTFVRSNFRFLKNFMHYYNVEKIDGLLADLGVSFHHFDDSERGFSFRFGGKLDMRMNNRAGISAIDILNNYDEEKLSGIFSLYGELKTARKIAAAIVQKRTVGKITDIENFLEIIHPFINRKQEKKELAQLFQALRIEVNHEMDSLRKMLTQAAELLKPGGRIAILTYHSLEDRLVKNFFKTGNFEGKAEKDFFGRINTPFKPINNKVIAPSDAEIERNPRSRSAKLRIAEKI, from the coding sequence ATGCAAAACACTGTATATCACATACCTGCATTACTCAATGAATGTATCGAAGGATTGAATATCCGACCAAGCGGAATATATGTCGATGTTACGTTCGGAGGAGGTGGACATTCTAAAGCGATACTAAACTGTCTGGATGATGACGGACACCTATACGGATTTGATCAAGATGCCGATGCAGAGCAGAATATCTTACACGACAGCCGATTCACTTTTGTCCGTAGCAATTTCCGTTTTCTTAAGAATTTCATGCATTATTATAATGTCGAAAAAATCGATGGACTATTAGCTGATTTAGGTGTTTCATTTCATCATTTCGATGATTCTGAGCGAGGCTTTTCTTTTCGGTTTGGCGGAAAACTGGATATGCGGATGAACAATCGGGCAGGAATTTCTGCCATTGATATTTTAAATAATTATGATGAAGAAAAATTATCGGGCATATTTTCTCTTTACGGAGAATTAAAAACCGCCCGGAAAATAGCTGCAGCAATTGTTCAAAAAAGAACAGTAGGAAAAATAACGGATATTGAAAATTTTTTAGAGATAATACATCCGTTCATAAACCGGAAACAAGAAAAAAAAGAATTGGCCCAATTATTCCAAGCTTTACGCATCGAAGTAAACCACGAAATGGACAGCCTCCGTAAAATGCTGACACAAGCAGCCGAGTTATTAAAACCCGGAGGACGTATTGCTATTCTGACTTATCATTCTCTTGAAGATAGATTGGTGAAGAATTTTTTCAAGACCGGTAATTTCGAAGGGAAAGCCGAAAAAGATTTTTTCGGAAGAATTAATACTCCTTTTAAACCGATAAACAACAAAGTGATCGCCCCGTCCGATGCAGAAATAGAACGAAATCCAAGGTCAAGAAGTGCAAAATTGCGTATTGCGGAAAAAATATAA
- a CDS encoding FtsL-like putative cell division protein translates to MEENIKTEKNQEVQEDKKGFRIGDLFQGLHVKDIFLGRFISNDILIRQWKRILVIVILLFIYISNRYTCQQKITQIGELQKHLVDVRYEALTLSSKLMGSSRQSQVEKLIESKGLDLHESKQPPFKLVKKNHGNR, encoded by the coding sequence ATGGAAGAAAATATAAAAACGGAGAAAAATCAAGAAGTTCAGGAAGACAAAAAAGGATTTCGTATCGGAGATCTTTTTCAGGGACTTCATGTAAAAGATATTTTTCTGGGACGATTCATTTCCAATGACATTCTTATACGCCAATGGAAACGCATTCTGGTAATTGTCATATTACTTTTCATTTATATCAGCAACAGATATACCTGCCAGCAAAAAATCACCCAGATCGGTGAATTACAAAAACATCTGGTCGATGTCCGTTATGAGGCCCTGACATTGTCTTCTAAATTAATGGGAAGCAGCCGTCAATCGCAAGTCGAGAAATTAATAGAATCGAAAGGTCTTGATCTGCATGAGTCAAAACAGCCCCCGTTTAAACTTGTAAAGAAAAATCATGGCAACCGATAG